From the Lathyrus oleraceus cultivar Zhongwan6 chromosome 3, CAAS_Psat_ZW6_1.0, whole genome shotgun sequence genome, the window CAAATTAATCATGTTacaatttttcaaaataaataaaaatttgcAATAAGGGGCATACCTCAAAAGTCCATCTACAAAGTGTAAGAGCTTGAGAGTTCTTTATTGTCAACAAAGTTGCATCAAAATCCTTACTCTTAATTCCACCACAACTTAGTCCTAATCTAAAATCAAGAATAGCATCACTAAGATTGAAATGAAATTCCGGCAAAATCCAAGGAAGTGATCCTCTATATTGAAATGATTTGAGTTTAGAAGTTTTAAGATGAAGCCACTTCAATTCCAAGCAATCCAAAATTGTTAACTTGTGAAGCTCAAAGTTAAAGTCAATACTCAAAGATTTCAATCCATTACATGAAACAATCACCAAACTCTCAAGATGATCCAAACTTGAAACAATAGATGAAGCTACTTCACTAGTTAAATAGCTTATTGATTTCAAGTAAAGAGTTTTGAGTGAGAAACATTTGTTGTAGCTTATCTTTTTTTCCTCATTGAGCTTGAATTGAAGTTCATAATGTTTTTGAGTATTTTCATTGCACTCTTTCTTCAAAGGAGAGAAATTGAAATCTAGTAGAAGCTTAGTACTATTAGCAATAGTAGCTAATAATGCATAATCTTGATCATAGTGGAATTGAAGCTTTCTTGGATGTTTCAATGGATCAAAATCATCAAAACTTGTAAGAAATTTGGCAAGAACATTAGTGATGTCTTGTTTTGTTCCATATCTAACAATGGTTTCATTCCATAAGTCTCTCCACTTTGTTGAAATGAGGATGGTTTCCATTGATGATTCATTTGGTAGAAAAGAAACTATGTGACCAAGAATTTCTTTTGGTAAATTGCTTACAAAATCATTTGTTATATTGTCTTTTTCCATGGAACTTGTTTTTTGGAAATGTTTTTTTATGCTTTTTTTTAATCAGTTAAGATATATAACATGACATTGCATTAATAACTTCCAAAGAAACTGCAAAAATTTAATAGGGTGTGGATAAGATGTTGTTATAAATATGAATTTAACTTTACAAATTTTTACAAATTTAACCGTgttaaaataattatataaattAGATATTTTCAACATATGTAAAAACTAATATCTTTAAGCGAAAAGAATCATGATCGGATTTAAACTCAGAAGTCCTAGTTAAGTTGAAAGAGATCTTATTATCACATTCGAATATTTTTTTAATTGTAATGTTAAAATTTGATAGGAAGAAAAATATTTCGTCcatataatttttaaaattttatttctTTAATATCTACTATTATAAGTTTTTGAAGACATTTAAAGTTATGTGAGTGAGGAAAATAAAGTATATCCGTTTTGGAGGTTATTATTTGAATACAATTTATTGTACCAACATGTATTGATTGTAGCAACAAATAGTGCAGCCAACTTTATCTTGTTTAATTGTTAACAAATCTATACATGAAAAGTTTGTATTGATAAAAACAATACAAAAATTAATTGTCAATTTTTGAATAAAACAATACATAATTTTAAAAAGTTTAATTTTGTGCTTTGTCGTAGCAATTTAGTAAAAGTAGTGATGTCTCGAAGTAAAGGTATAGTAAAAAGTTTGCTTATGGAAACAAAGAACTTTAAGCCTAATTAGTACTTCTTTTGGAATTTGTTTGTTATAGAATGCAATTCATATTTTTACGGTTTAATGGCTAAATTGTTGCTCATCACTTTAGAGTGTATGGTATACCTAATAGTCACACGGCATACCTAAGGATATGCTCAAGGTTATTTAACTAAATCATGTGATATGATATTATTAAAGGAAACacttatttatatatatatatatatatatatatatatatatatatatataattatatatatatatatatatatatatatatatatatatatataatatatatatatatatatatatatatatatatatatatatatatatatatatatatatatatatatatatataagtgtgacatgttttttacttttctagatcaataatatttttcttctctaGCATAGGATTTCTCGCACAAAACCAAAATGTCATCAAAGAGTTGCATATGTGAAATCATGTAGTCGAAATCTGTTTCAATATTAGTATTAGTATGTTAAAATGGCTAATCTGACACAAGAGTCCAACATAAAATTCAAGTTTTCTATTGtaataagaaacaaaaatgggGACAAAGGATCTCTCTTTCTTAGTCCTCTCCTTATCGTGAATTCTTCAGTTGAATTACTATTCACGAAAATTAATATCTTAGCTGACAAGACACACTCCATAATTCATCACCTCCGTATCCTAGAGAATTCTTATCCGTTATTTCATCCAAATATTTTCATTCTACTAAATCATAAGCcttttcaaaatcaattttaaatAATATCAACTTTTGTTCACTTATTTGTATCGTCCACCATTTCATTAACTATAACAACGTCATATAGATTTATCGGTCCTACACAAAAGTTGATTGATCTTAGAGATAACTTTACCTATAATTTGCTTTAGACGAAATTTGTTTGGTCGCAATTAAATTAAAAGAATGTATACACAAATTATGTATACCTATACTAATCCAAATGAGGGTAGGGTTTTAGTTCACTATAAAGGATTTTTGTTTTGCAAATACTACCCATTTgatcaaataaaattatttttaatatattgGATTGTCTTATAATATAATTGATTTTACCTTTAAAATTTATTCTAATTTAAAACTATGTTTTCACCTTTTGAATTTAATTATTATGTTTATACTAAAATTTATTATTTACACATTAATATA encodes:
- the LOC127129404 gene encoding F-box protein At2g39490 — protein: MEKDNITNDFVSNLPKEILGHIVSFLPNESSMETILISTKWRDLWNETIVRYGTKQDITNVLAKFLTSFDDFDPLKHPRKLQFHYDQDYALLATIANSTKLLLDFNFSPLKKECNENTQKHYELQFKLNEEKKISYNKCFSLKTLYLKSISYLTSEVASSIVSSLDHLESLVIVSCNGLKSLSIDFNFELHKLTILDCLELKWLHLKTSKLKSFQYRGSLPWILPEFHFNLSDAILDFRLGLSCGGIKSKDFDATLLTIKNSQALTLCRWTFEINEMP